Proteins from one Nitrobacteraceae bacterium AZCC 2146 genomic window:
- a CDS encoding hypothetical protein (product_source=Hypo-rule applied; superfamily=57959), with product MPEQKPPAVGSAREQAEALFKRPAKPATEEDAAKQAALANRERQKAERQALEARKPTKLRKFVETLSTGAVSRIAYVTVAAAMPPAANHATWKEDHTFNAADAILASPGLKAVYAAAIKDGCAVTDAAP from the coding sequence ATGCCCGAACAAAAGCCACCCGCAGTTGGCTCCGCACGCGAGCAAGCCGAAGCGCTATTCAAAAGGCCCGCTAAGCCAGCGACTGAGGAAGACGCTGCAAAGCAAGCTGCGCTGGCAAACCGCGAGCGGCAGAAGGCCGAGCGACAGGCGCTGGAAGCCCGCAAGCCGACCAAGCTGCGCAAGTTTGTCGAAACGCTATCAACTGGCGCTGTGAGCCGCATCGCGTATGTCACCGTCGCGGCGGCGATGCCGCCGGCCGCCAATCACGCGACGTGGAAGGAAGATCACACCTTCAACGCGGCAGACGCCATCCTTGCGTCCCCGGGCCTGAAGGCGGTCTATGCCGCGGCAATCAAAGATGGCTGCGCGGTCACGGATGCAGCTCCATGA
- a CDS encoding hypothetical protein (product_source=Hypo-rule applied), producing the protein MTGSGRFAATTDSSLPRDGSDKREQAEQCRLGDEERPHRRKITFQDLPLFADERSLSVALLGPGKYRHWRAVVQVLEVKGFPKIDGLMGGRYWPAVKAFFDREYRVSGDQQVSAPDGPEQLGAYSARRRKGKS; encoded by the coding sequence ATGACCGGCTCGGGACGATTTGCGGCCACAACGGATAGTTCGCTGCCGCGTGACGGCTCCGACAAGCGCGAGCAGGCGGAGCAATGCCGCTTAGGCGATGAAGAACGACCGCACCGACGAAAAATTACATTTCAAGACTTGCCGCTGTTCGCAGACGAACGATCACTGAGCGTCGCTTTGCTCGGCCCCGGGAAATACAGGCACTGGCGGGCGGTCGTTCAGGTGCTCGAAGTTAAGGGATTTCCCAAGATTGATGGCTTGATGGGCGGTCGGTATTGGCCAGCAGTCAAAGCGTTCTTTGACCGGGAATATCGGGTCAGCGGCGATCAGCAGGTGTCGGCGCCAGATGGGCCGGAACAGTTGGGGGCGTACAGTGCGCGCCGGCGAAAAGGTAAAAGCTAG
- a CDS encoding hypothetical protein (product_source=Hypo-rule applied; cleavage_site_network=SignalP-TM), which produces MRSIAIIILSLFSLVVWPALAAAESDSLLPISFSSFLPEFKKAATKVALREPLTAVNCMDGGKDKRTVCSYKLGDFMQVMAETKKGEKDVVGLTMICTAGENYANSAKCLLAYAAAMLMTAPEMDPSTRGKIVKVLLAGLDVGNRTTVTTEERRYILQKSIGLWFHIYAADVEES; this is translated from the coding sequence ATGAGATCAATCGCGATCATTATCCTGAGCTTGTTTTCGTTAGTCGTGTGGCCCGCCCTCGCCGCAGCGGAGAGCGACAGTCTTCTGCCGATCAGCTTTTCTTCGTTCTTACCCGAGTTCAAAAAAGCTGCCACCAAAGTCGCGCTTCGCGAGCCGCTGACAGCGGTGAACTGCATGGATGGCGGGAAGGACAAGCGAACAGTCTGCTCATACAAACTCGGCGACTTCATGCAGGTTATGGCCGAGACTAAAAAGGGGGAGAAAGACGTCGTCGGCCTAACGATGATCTGCACAGCGGGAGAAAACTACGCAAATAGCGCCAAATGTTTGCTCGCCTACGCTGCTGCGATGCTGATGACGGCGCCCGAAATGGACCCGTCGACGCGTGGAAAAATTGTGAAGGTTCTGCTGGCTGGCCTCGACGTTGGTAACCGAACGACCGTGACCACCGAAGAGCGAAGGTACATTCTGCAGAAATCGATCGGATTGTGGTTCCACATTTACGCGGCGGACGTCGAAGAAAGCTGA
- a CDS encoding hypothetical protein (product_source=Hypo-rule applied), translating into MKKSISVIPNKRGRPITTGRGTLLGVRMLDEPLAAIDGWIAQQREPDLSRPEAIRRLVEMGLAGATTGRTKKSSQSSKASDLAGAQIDRLTDKSAPAEEQATRKRRLLKGPEEFREVRVDRKKPKT; encoded by the coding sequence ATGAAAAAGTCAATTAGTGTTATCCCGAATAAACGGGGACGTCCTATAACGACCGGTCGCGGAACGCTTCTCGGCGTCCGGATGCTCGACGAGCCGTTGGCGGCTATCGATGGATGGATCGCCCAGCAGCGCGAACCTGACCTTTCGCGTCCGGAAGCAATCCGCCGCCTCGTCGAAATGGGTCTCGCCGGAGCCACCACCGGCCGGACAAAGAAGTCGAGCCAATCCTCGAAGGCTTCGGATTTGGCAGGCGCGCAGATCGACCGCCTCACCGATAAATCCGCTCCAGCAGAGGAACAAGCGACGCGAAAGCGGCGCCTGCTGAAAGGGCCGGAAGAGTTTCGAGAAGTTCGCGTTGATCGCAAGAAGCCGAAGACGTGA
- a CDS encoding putative GNAT family acetyltransferase (product_source=COG2388; cog=COG2388): MSPAARAYSTTAPARGPFPTVTVNSVLSRRGASTAITATAALRAAAAPTATVPACDLKIQRRIARRRYDAARDAEEKLLLCCILKAQIEQGTKPLAQLRLPPSIGVVVDYDIVKRLFYAQELREDDADEAGRMRHRIAAKQALGRARRSLMRTGIIGCRDPFIWWTGKPVRGIKETQRHDPSLFK, from the coding sequence ATGTCGCCAGCTGCGCGTGCCTATAGCACGACTGCGCCCGCTCGTGGGCCGTTTCCAACCGTCACCGTTAATTCTGTTCTCTCCCGCCGTGGCGCCTCAACCGCCATCACGGCCACGGCCGCGCTGCGCGCTGCCGCAGCGCCGACCGCGACTGTCCCGGCCTGCGATCTCAAGATACAGCGCCGCATCGCGCGAAGACGGTACGACGCCGCGCGCGATGCCGAAGAAAAGTTGCTTCTGTGCTGCATTCTGAAGGCGCAGATCGAACAGGGCACAAAGCCACTTGCTCAATTGCGGTTGCCGCCGTCGATCGGCGTCGTTGTCGACTATGACATCGTCAAGCGGTTGTTTTACGCGCAGGAACTGCGAGAGGACGACGCCGACGAAGCCGGGCGGATGCGACACCGCATCGCTGCGAAGCAGGCGCTGGGCCGTGCCAGGCGTAGCCTGATGCGCACGGGGATCATCGGCTGCCGTGATCCCTTTATTTGGTGGACCGGCAAGCCGGTGCGCGGGATCAAGGAAACGCAGCGACACGATCCGTCGCTGTTCAAATAG
- a CDS encoding hypothetical protein (product_source=Hypo-rule applied), protein MPKTRRYSGVQPITGRLPAAERQKRIERARAVALKLVRHVGFIERDGELVRISEFRHNELLITYYSPRPPSKRPHKLTIRYDGKTVFVLEWDQNGQLRSTYKPGAWGSMMLRLLGRQR, encoded by the coding sequence ATGCCGAAGACGCGTCGTTACAGCGGCGTCCAGCCCATAACGGGTCGCCTTCCTGCCGCAGAGCGACAGAAGCGCATCGAACGTGCCCGCGCCGTTGCGCTAAAGCTTGTGCGGCATGTCGGCTTTATCGAGCGCGACGGCGAGCTGGTGAGAATTTCCGAATTCCGCCACAACGAATTATTGATCACCTATTACAGCCCGCGGCCGCCGTCGAAGCGGCCGCACAAGCTCACCATTCGATATGACGGAAAGACCGTCTTCGTCCTCGAATGGGATCAAAACGGGCAGCTGCGCAGCACTTACAAGCCGGGCGCGTGGGGGTCGATGATGCTGCGGCTTCTTGGGCGCCAGCGGTGA
- a CDS encoding endogenous inhibitor of DNA gyrase (YacG/DUF329 family) (product_source=COG3024; cath_funfam=3.30.50.10; cleavage_site_network=SignalP-noTM; cog=COG3024; superfamily=161111,63393; transmembrane_helix_parts=Inside_1_160,TMhelix_161_183,Outside_184_187,TMhelix_188_210,Inside_211_278,TMhelix_279_301,Outside_302_304,TMhelix_305_327,Inside_328_372): MHRFLVRTISNSLLIFFVASFSVSSAHAQSSAASTPDEKTKYLLVGLSFAKKYCVSRGYAVTDNTADWFRQNRIDPTEYASGPKRARIDDLSAKLEADFAQEGEAEVVKMCKEIAISMPQTVQPNSPTWLQSAQKLNDIKIVPDVANPINSVTPPPIMENLNSGIGLFLIGLVIGLIPATIAWRKGLSFWAYWIGGVLFFIVVLPVAIFSKRDENELERRRLARGGSPALDFSSPRRIDDTPAMTALEPNANQPSETSRATFLKWGYLTNGKEHYSSPFLLIIGWVMRIALGISGGAFLGMVVAIYGHPIAGLVAGLLVFMLALASGIRKYGIWKGRCPHCERPVVAAAQPAFNCPICTKRIVIENQTFAAV, translated from the coding sequence GTGCATAGGTTTCTTGTACGAACGATCTCAAATTCATTGCTCATATTTTTTGTTGCATCGTTTTCCGTTTCATCCGCCCACGCTCAGTCAAGCGCCGCATCGACGCCAGACGAAAAGACAAAATATCTTCTGGTCGGACTTTCGTTTGCCAAGAAATATTGCGTGAGCCGAGGCTACGCAGTCACCGACAATACGGCCGATTGGTTTCGGCAAAATCGCATCGACCCAACCGAATATGCTTCTGGTCCCAAGAGAGCACGGATCGATGATCTATCGGCGAAGCTGGAAGCAGACTTCGCTCAAGAGGGCGAAGCAGAGGTCGTCAAGATGTGCAAGGAAATTGCAATATCTATGCCTCAGACGGTTCAACCTAACAGCCCGACGTGGCTGCAATCGGCGCAGAAATTGAACGATATAAAAATCGTTCCAGACGTTGCGAACCCGATCAACTCAGTAACGCCGCCACCAATCATGGAAAATCTGAATTCCGGCATCGGTCTCTTTTTGATCGGGCTGGTGATAGGCTTGATCCCGGCAACGATCGCCTGGCGAAAGGGGTTGTCATTCTGGGCATACTGGATAGGAGGAGTGCTCTTTTTCATTGTGGTCCTGCCCGTCGCCATTTTCAGCAAGCGAGATGAGAACGAGCTCGAACGGCGCAGACTTGCCCGGGGCGGTTCCCCTGCTCTCGACTTTTCCTCGCCTCGTCGGATCGATGATACCCCCGCGATGACCGCACTAGAGCCGAACGCTAATCAGCCGTCCGAAACCAGCCGCGCGACATTCCTCAAGTGGGGATACCTAACGAATGGAAAGGAGCATTATTCTTCACCGTTTCTCCTCATTATCGGCTGGGTCATGCGCATCGCACTGGGGATATCCGGAGGCGCCTTTCTTGGCATGGTGGTGGCGATTTACGGTCATCCGATCGCTGGCTTAGTCGCCGGATTATTAGTGTTCATGCTGGCCTTGGCAAGCGGCATACGGAAATATGGAATTTGGAAGGGCCGATGCCCGCATTGCGAGCGACCGGTCGTTGCCGCCGCGCAACCAGCGTTCAACTGTCCCATTTGCACTAAGAGAATTGTTATCGAAAACCAAACGTTCGCTGCAGTGTAG
- a CDS encoding hypothetical protein (product_source=Hypo-rule applied): MSASEKTGHQSYDVYAKKADATLRIATAPGAGLPAHLKAKDWSLMAAGSSPVHTDARRDIGVHGYCFFQVTKGK, translated from the coding sequence ATGAGCGCATCTGAGAAAACGGGCCATCAGTCCTACGACGTCTATGCCAAAAAGGCCGACGCAACGCTGCGCATCGCGACGGCACCCGGCGCGGGCCTGCCCGCGCACCTCAAGGCCAAGGACTGGTCGTTGATGGCGGCTGGATCGTCGCCGGTCCATACCGATGCCCGCAGGGACATCGGCGTCCACGGATACTGCTTCTTCCAAGTGACCAAGGGCAAATAG
- a CDS encoding endonuclease YncB(thermonuclease family) (product_source=COG1525; cath_funfam=2.40.50.90; cleavage_site_network=SignalP-noTM; cog=COG1525; pfam=PF00565; smart=SM00318; superfamily=50199): MKYLTLVTLLCAVELAAAGDLVGQASVIDGDTIEIHGTRVRLFGIDAPESDQTCHDDDGKLYRCGQKAANELSAFIGAKTVSCIPQNTDRYGRTVAICSASSVDLADWLVRGGLALDWRQYSKGKYADAQKAAERSGDGMWGGQWVEPWRYRECVRSGGKAASCSESATPAISVR; encoded by the coding sequence ATGAAATACCTGACCCTCGTCACCCTCCTCTGCGCCGTCGAACTGGCCGCAGCTGGCGATCTTGTCGGCCAAGCGTCCGTCATCGATGGTGACACGATCGAGATCCACGGCACGCGCGTGCGTCTCTTCGGAATTGACGCTCCGGAGAGCGATCAAACTTGCCACGATGACGACGGCAAGCTGTATCGTTGCGGCCAGAAGGCTGCCAACGAACTCTCGGCTTTCATTGGCGCGAAGACTGTCTCGTGCATTCCCCAGAACACCGATCGCTATGGCCGGACCGTCGCGATCTGCAGCGCCAGCAGCGTCGACTTGGCTGATTGGTTGGTCCGCGGGGGCCTAGCGCTCGACTGGCGGCAATATTCCAAGGGGAAGTACGCCGACGCTCAAAAGGCCGCGGAACGCTCAGGCGACGGCATGTGGGGCGGACAATGGGTCGAGCCCTGGCGATATAGGGAATGCGTCCGCTCCGGCGGCAAGGCCGCCAGCTGTTCGGAAAGCGCTACTCCAGCAATCTCCGTGCGGTAA
- a CDS encoding hypothetical protein (product_source=Hypo-rule applied; cath_funfam=3.40.50.200; pfam=PF00082; superfamily=52743) encodes MKSFAKAIRRVPGLEFIDEEEIKGDAPDETPAVYLLVPDIGALREMLSLWKNWLRGKKPKRGLTAFRDVFDTLRNLRTWGPQDRILEEDRRDLADELSQTGAVRVEVELVFRFSDGIARRAEDTVREFVIAAGGTVISRSRLTDIAYHALLVELRAEAAQGLIGMAATGIAGLDPIMHIRPQSVATTIDVAEAVASEAADLPARRRGNPILALLDGVPVAAHPLLAGALIVDDQFALEALTPVADRHHGTAMASLIVHGDRNSIQLPLDRSVHCVPLLGPADQFPRDRLIVDLVYRAVTTMLNGENATAPEVLIINLSLGNLRKPFHNKMSAWARLLDRLAHEHGILFVVSAGNHTSPVHFSDLTNFSDFENQDPNERAVATIKALGDHAAERRLLSPSETVNGLTIGAASQDLVSDGDRLLARGRADPFHPIISSNPSSALGPGFANSVKPDLLLPGSREHLRLKTSGPPLQLTSSGAGRSHGLKVAAPPQSGRENWEHFTCGTSAATAIAARTAHQVHDALELEYGDVFSSMTKQQRSVLLKALLVHTAAWPAETADLIKGVLGPEDNSKHSQQKDNIRRFLGYGIADPEAAVACAADRATFWAVGGLGPDERRLIKVPVPHCVNGISRPHSLTATLAWFTPILPGRQIYRSVRLVICEPGDEIGALRIDGSRTQPDQNQSKRGTVYSRRWDGDAAPTISAEHEIVLEVQREPDQGAIIDESVPFGLAVTFTMPGVVELYEQVRTRLAITPRPRVPAR; translated from the coding sequence GTGAAGTCATTCGCCAAAGCTATTAGGCGCGTTCCAGGCCTTGAGTTTATCGATGAGGAAGAGATCAAAGGTGATGCGCCCGACGAGACGCCAGCCGTGTACTTGCTCGTTCCTGACATCGGCGCGCTGCGAGAAATGCTTTCCCTGTGGAAGAATTGGCTGAGGGGCAAAAAGCCGAAGAGAGGATTGACAGCATTTCGCGACGTGTTCGACACCTTGAGGAACTTGAGAACCTGGGGGCCTCAGGACCGCATCCTAGAAGAAGATCGCAGGGATCTAGCCGACGAACTAAGCCAAACGGGTGCGGTTCGCGTTGAAGTCGAGCTAGTATTTCGATTTTCAGACGGCATCGCACGCCGCGCGGAAGATACAGTTCGAGAGTTTGTAATCGCCGCTGGCGGCACCGTCATAAGCAGGTCCCGCCTCACTGACATTGCCTACCACGCGCTGCTTGTGGAGCTTAGGGCCGAGGCGGCCCAAGGCCTGATTGGCATGGCTGCCACCGGTATCGCCGGCCTCGATCCCATCATGCATATTCGCCCCCAAAGTGTTGCGACTACAATTGACGTCGCAGAAGCTGTCGCAAGCGAGGCGGCCGACCTGCCGGCAAGGCGGCGGGGCAATCCTATTCTCGCGTTGTTGGATGGAGTTCCTGTTGCCGCACACCCACTGTTGGCTGGCGCGCTTATCGTCGACGACCAATTCGCTTTAGAAGCCCTAACCCCTGTTGCTGACCGGCACCACGGAACGGCGATGGCGTCACTGATCGTTCACGGCGACCGAAATTCAATTCAGCTGCCGCTTGATCGAAGCGTGCACTGCGTCCCTCTCCTTGGGCCCGCTGATCAATTTCCAAGAGATCGGCTGATCGTCGACCTAGTCTATCGAGCCGTCACAACCATGCTTAATGGAGAAAATGCTACGGCGCCTGAGGTACTCATCATAAATCTTTCTTTAGGAAATTTGCGAAAGCCATTTCATAATAAAATGTCGGCGTGGGCTCGCTTGCTTGATCGGCTAGCTCACGAACACGGCATCTTGTTTGTTGTCAGCGCCGGCAATCACACGAGCCCCGTTCATTTCTCAGACCTGACGAATTTCTCAGATTTTGAAAATCAAGATCCCAATGAGCGTGCTGTCGCAACGATAAAGGCACTTGGCGATCATGCGGCAGAGCGCCGCCTATTGTCACCGTCTGAGACAGTTAATGGACTTACAATCGGCGCGGCAAGCCAAGACCTTGTGAGTGATGGTGACCGCCTGCTCGCGCGGGGTCGGGCCGATCCGTTTCATCCAATTATAAGTTCAAATCCATCAAGCGCGCTTGGGCCTGGCTTCGCCAACAGCGTTAAGCCCGACCTGCTTTTGCCCGGGTCACGTGAACACCTTCGTTTGAAGACAAGCGGCCCTCCACTTCAGCTGACATCCAGTGGCGCCGGCAGATCACACGGACTGAAGGTCGCTGCGCCGCCTCAATCCGGGCGAGAAAATTGGGAACATTTTACGTGCGGCACAAGCGCTGCAACTGCGATCGCGGCCCGCACGGCTCACCAAGTACATGATGCACTTGAGTTGGAATACGGCGACGTCTTCAGCTCTATGACCAAACAGCAAAGATCCGTGCTCCTAAAAGCATTGCTCGTCCATACTGCCGCATGGCCTGCGGAAACGGCGGATTTGATCAAGGGCGTACTGGGTCCAGAGGACAACTCAAAGCACTCGCAACAGAAGGACAATATCCGCAGGTTTCTCGGTTACGGTATCGCCGATCCGGAAGCGGCTGTGGCTTGCGCGGCCGACCGAGCGACGTTCTGGGCTGTGGGAGGACTAGGGCCCGATGAAAGGCGCCTGATCAAAGTGCCTGTTCCGCATTGTGTAAACGGAATTTCTCGGCCGCACTCGCTCACGGCCACGCTTGCTTGGTTCACGCCCATTCTTCCAGGTCGTCAGATTTACCGCTCGGTTCGCCTGGTAATATGTGAACCTGGCGATGAGATCGGCGCGTTGCGAATTGACGGCTCGCGAACACAACCCGATCAAAACCAAAGTAAACGCGGGACGGTCTACTCGCGGCGGTGGGATGGTGATGCTGCGCCCACGATCAGTGCCGAACACGAGATCGTCTTAGAGGTTCAGAGAGAACCCGATCAAGGCGCAATCATCGACGAAAGCGTCCCTTTCGGATTGGCGGTTACATTTACTATGCCCGGCGTTGTTGAATTGTACGAACAAGTCCGAACGCGGCTGGCCATCACGCCACGGCCGCGGGTACCAGCGCGGTAA